Proteins encoded within one genomic window of Bacillus sp. F19:
- a CDS encoding DNA starvation/stationary phase protection protein, protein MSEKLVQTVNKQVANWTVLYEKLHNYHWFVKGQNFFTLHEKFEELYNEAHVHIDELAERLLALDGAPVATLKECLELSTVSEAEGKETAEQMVKTVYDDFSKVADELKEGMDLADEVGDETTGDMLLAIHQSLEKHNWMLKSFLGK, encoded by the coding sequence GGACCGTTTTATATGAGAAATTACATAATTATCATTGGTTTGTAAAAGGTCAAAACTTCTTTACACTGCATGAAAAATTCGAAGAGCTGTACAATGAAGCGCATGTTCATATTGATGAACTTGCAGAACGGCTATTAGCACTTGATGGAGCGCCTGTAGCGACTCTAAAGGAATGTCTTGAGCTTTCCACAGTAAGCGAAGCAGAAGGCAAAGAGACAGCAGAGCAAATGGTGAAAACGGTCTATGATGATTTTTCAAAAGTTGCCGATGAACTGAAAGAAGGTATGGACCTTGCAGATGAGGTCGGCGATGAAACAACAGGAGACATGCTCCTTGCTATTCATCAAAGTTTAGAAAAGCATAATTGGATGCTGAAATCATTCTTGGGAAAATGA